Proteins encoded together in one Halothermothrix orenii H 168 window:
- a CDS encoding ACT domain-containing protein, with translation MQAIITVVGKDKIGIIAGVSQVLADCGVNILDISQTILRDYFTMMMLVDLSRLNTSLEELKDKLDDKGKSLGVSIKLQHEDIFKSMHRI, from the coding sequence ATGCAGGCCATTATTACCGTTGTTGGAAAGGATAAGATCGGGATTATTGCCGGGGTCAGCCAGGTATTGGCCGATTGTGGGGTTAATATTCTCGATATAAGTCAGACGATTTTAAGGGATTATTTCACCATGATGATGCTGGTCGACCTCTCCCGGCTTAACACCTCACTTGAGGAATTAAAAGATAAACTTGATGATAAAGGTAAATCCCTTGGTGTTTCTATAAAACTTCAGCATGAAGATATTTTTAAGTCTATGCACCGGATCTAG
- the ptsP gene encoding phosphoenolpyruvate--protein phosphotransferase has translation MNGIGASPGIAIGKVYIKNSSGFNITEKNIDEHEVQGEIERLNDALEKAKKEVTKLEHKVRKELGEDEADIFRAHLQLLNDPELIPEIENEIKNNLVTAETAVQEVINHYVRLFSRMENEYMKGRKLDIQDVGTRVLQILVNYKKDHLNKDIGNESIIVARDLAPSDTVNINLDRVMAFVTAEGSKTSHTAIIARSLGIPAVVGVGEELLKKVHNGQMIVVDGNSGKVYLNPDKATLDKYKMKLNRLARDKKRLNKYKFKKPVTRDGVTVEVFANISSPEEVGAVIDNGGQGVGLFRTEFMYMHRDSLPDEEEQYNLYLEIAKKMDRKPVIIRTLDIGGDKDLPYLNLPEEMNPFLGYRGIRICLDKKDLFKTQLKAILRAGKHGNVRLMFPLISSLEELKKAYHVLEESKQELEAEGKEYVKDMETGLMIEVPAAALMADILAQEVDFFSIGTNDLIQYMMAVDRTNEQVASIYSPYYPAVLRMIYNVIKAAHRESIKVGMCGEAAGDELLIPFLLGAGLDEFSVNIPAILNIKEKIARWTISEAREVVKNTLKLKTAGEVKDYLSEVKKD, from the coding sequence ATGAATGGAATAGGGGCTTCACCAGGAATAGCAATAGGCAAGGTTTATATAAAAAACAGTAGTGGGTTTAATATTACTGAAAAAAATATAGATGAACATGAAGTACAGGGGGAAATTGAAAGGCTTAATGATGCCCTGGAAAAAGCAAAAAAGGAAGTAACTAAACTGGAACATAAGGTTAGAAAGGAACTCGGAGAGGATGAAGCCGATATATTCCGGGCCCATCTACAACTTCTTAATGACCCTGAACTTATACCTGAAATAGAAAATGAGATTAAAAACAACCTGGTTACGGCTGAAACTGCAGTACAAGAAGTTATCAACCATTATGTAAGACTCTTCTCCAGAATGGAGAATGAGTATATGAAGGGGCGAAAGCTTGATATCCAGGATGTCGGGACCAGGGTCCTCCAAATCCTGGTAAATTACAAAAAAGATCATCTTAATAAGGATATTGGTAATGAATCAATAATTGTGGCCCGTGATCTGGCCCCGTCGGATACTGTTAATATTAATCTGGACAGGGTTATGGCCTTTGTTACAGCTGAAGGCTCAAAGACCTCCCATACAGCTATAATTGCCCGGTCCCTGGGGATACCTGCAGTTGTAGGGGTTGGAGAGGAGCTTCTTAAAAAAGTACATAATGGTCAAATGATAGTTGTTGATGGAAATTCCGGTAAGGTTTACCTTAACCCCGATAAGGCTACTCTAGATAAATATAAAATGAAGTTAAACAGGTTAGCCAGAGATAAAAAACGGCTAAATAAATATAAATTTAAAAAGCCGGTTACCAGGGATGGGGTTACTGTAGAGGTTTTTGCCAACATTAGTTCTCCGGAAGAGGTCGGGGCAGTTATTGATAATGGTGGTCAGGGAGTAGGGTTATTTAGAACTGAGTTTATGTATATGCACAGGGATAGTCTCCCTGATGAAGAAGAACAATACAACCTGTATTTAGAGATAGCTAAAAAAATGGACAGGAAACCGGTTATTATCAGGACCCTGGATATCGGTGGAGATAAAGACCTACCTTATCTTAATCTCCCTGAGGAGATGAACCCTTTCCTCGGTTACCGGGGAATCAGGATCTGTCTTGATAAAAAGGATTTATTTAAAACCCAGCTTAAGGCGATATTGAGGGCTGGTAAGCATGGTAATGTAAGGTTAATGTTTCCTTTGATATCATCCCTTGAAGAATTAAAAAAGGCCTATCATGTTTTAGAAGAGTCGAAGCAGGAACTGGAAGCTGAAGGTAAGGAATATGTTAAAGATATGGAAACAGGTCTCATGATTGAAGTGCCAGCAGCAGCCCTGATGGCTGATATTCTGGCCCAGGAGGTTGATTTTTTTAGTATAGGAACCAATGACCTGATTCAGTATATGATGGCGGTAGACAGGACAAATGAACAGGTAGCTTCTATTTATAGTCCCTACTATCCAGCTGTTCTCAGAATGATTTATAATGTTATTAAAGCAGCCCACCGGGAATCGATCAAGGTGGGGATGTGTGGCGAGGCGGCAGGAGATGAACTACTCATTCCGTTTTTACTGGGGGCAGGATTAGATGAATTCAGTGTCAATATCCCTGCAATTTTAAATATTAAAGAAAAAATAGCCAGGTGGACTATTTCTGAAGCCCGTGAAGTTGTCAAAAATACCCTGAAACTGAAAACGGCAGGCGAGGTTAAAGATTATCTGTCGGAAGTAAAAAAGGACTAA
- a CDS encoding protein-L-isoaspartate(D-aspartate) O-methyltransferase has protein sequence MLWSQNQAYTPEEMIKKHLKPRGIKNKLVLKAMRQVPRHVFVPEKFKAIAYYDRALPIDKGQTISQPYIVALMIQTLNPKKSHRILEIGTGSGYAAAVLSHIARQVYTVERIEQLANRARELFNKLDYSNIEVKVDDGSLGWSEKAPFDGIIVSAGAPAIPETLTEQLKEGGRLVIPVGKRGGLQYLTVVTRDKNGEINQQELEPVRFVPLIGQEGFKENNQE, from the coding sequence ATGTTATGGTCCCAAAACCAGGCTTATACTCCCGAAGAAATGATAAAAAAACACCTTAAACCCAGGGGGATAAAAAACAAACTTGTTTTAAAGGCGATGAGGCAGGTTCCCCGCCATGTGTTTGTTCCTGAAAAGTTTAAGGCCATAGCCTATTATGACCGGGCCCTGCCTATCGATAAAGGTCAGACCATAAGCCAGCCTTATATTGTAGCTCTTATGATCCAGACACTAAATCCCAAAAAAAGCCACCGTATTCTGGAAATAGGGACCGGTTCTGGCTACGCAGCTGCCGTCCTATCTCATATTGCCAGACAGGTTTATACAGTGGAAAGAATAGAACAGCTGGCCAACCGGGCCCGGGAATTATTTAATAAATTAGATTATAGTAATATTGAAGTTAAAGTTGATGATGGGAGCCTGGGGTGGTCTGAAAAAGCACCATTTGATGGAATAATAGTCTCCGCAGGGGCTCCGGCTATACCTGAAACCCTTACAGAACAACTTAAAGAAGGGGGTCGGCTGGTAATACCTGTCGGAAAAAGAGGAGGACTCCAGTATTTAACGGTAGTCACCAGGGACAAAAATGGAGAAATAAATCAACAAGAACTGGAGCCGGTTCGTTTCGTACCCCTCATTGGCCAGGAAGGCTTTAAAGAAAATAACCAGGAATAG
- the uppS gene encoding polyprenyl diphosphate synthase: MRIPDHIGVIPDGNRRWALSHGLTREKGYASGLKPGLEVFKLCKKVGVKELTFYGFTMDNTKRPSTQTEAFTKACIDAVEMLSREDASLLVVGNTESPKFPRELLKYTRKRHKFGKGGLKVNFLVNYGWHWDLYNLKQKKVKKSKLQKYLNSSDISRVDLIIRWGGRRRLSGFLPVQSIYADFYVIDDYWPDFKPEHFYEALAWYDKQDITLGG, encoded by the coding sequence ATGAGAATTCCAGACCATATCGGAGTTATACCAGATGGAAACCGACGCTGGGCTTTAAGTCATGGTTTAACCAGGGAAAAAGGCTATGCCAGTGGCCTTAAACCGGGTCTTGAAGTTTTTAAATTATGTAAAAAAGTGGGGGTTAAAGAATTAACCTTTTATGGGTTCACTATGGACAACACCAAAAGACCGTCTACCCAGACAGAGGCCTTCACAAAGGCCTGTATTGATGCTGTCGAAATGTTATCCCGGGAAGATGCTTCCTTACTGGTAGTAGGAAATACTGAATCCCCTAAATTCCCCAGAGAATTACTTAAATACACAAGAAAACGACATAAATTTGGCAAGGGGGGACTGAAGGTTAACTTCCTTGTCAATTACGGCTGGCACTGGGATCTTTATAATCTCAAACAAAAGAAAGTTAAGAAAAGTAAGTTACAGAAATACTTGAATTCCAGTGATATTTCAAGGGTAGATTTAATTATTCGCTGGGGTGGCAGGAGAAGGCTGAGCGGTTTTCTGCCGGTCCAGTCCATCTATGCCGACTTCTATGTCATTGACGATTACTGGCCCGATTTTAAACCTGAACATTTTTATGAAGCCCTTGCATGGTATGATAAGCAGGATATAACCCTGGGTGGATAA
- a CDS encoding HPr family phosphocarrier protein, which produces MITEHIKVKNEEGLHARPASKFVKKANSYRSNIEIIFKDLRADGKSIMGVMSLGIRRGDKITLKIDGPDEEKARQELIDFFQAGLVKS; this is translated from the coding sequence ATGATTACAGAGCATATTAAGGTAAAAAATGAAGAGGGATTACATGCCAGGCCTGCATCAAAATTTGTTAAAAAGGCAAATAGTTATCGCAGTAATATTGAAATTATTTTTAAGGACCTCAGGGCTGATGGAAAAAGTATTATGGGGGTAATGAGTCTGGGAATCAGGAGGGGTGACAAAATTACCCTGAAAATAGACGGGCCTGATGAAGAAAAGGCCCGTCAGGAACTAATTGATTTCTTTCAAGCCGGTCTTGTAAAAAGTTGA
- a CDS encoding DMT family transporter encodes MSETEKRLYLILGIAVVILSFSGILIKVATAPPLIVAFYRMFLSALILTPVFFLKYNNWKIFLDYRPMLVGLLLAGHFILWITAFEYTSVASAVIFIALQPLFTLLLEFLFAREDMQEGVLIGIVMALVGSIIISYGDLELLFSRVIGDLLAVSASFFAASYLFAGRSLRKKLDYFPYLYVVYSYATLFLGIIVLVLDLPLTGYGTINYLCFIGLALGPTLVGHSLLNWSVRRVSSTVVSLAILGEPVLTTIFAWLLLNEVITFSNIIGGVFILGGIYRVTFIRSH; translated from the coding sequence ATGTCTGAGACAGAGAAGAGACTATACTTAATCCTTGGTATTGCAGTTGTTATCCTTTCATTTTCAGGCATATTAATTAAAGTAGCCACTGCACCACCATTAATTGTAGCCTTTTATAGAATGTTTCTCAGTGCTTTAATACTGACACCTGTTTTTTTTCTTAAGTATAATAACTGGAAGATATTTTTAGATTACCGGCCTATGCTGGTGGGTTTATTACTGGCCGGACATTTTATTTTATGGATTACTGCCTTTGAGTATACCAGTGTGGCCAGTGCAGTTATATTTATTGCCTTACAGCCTCTGTTTACATTACTCCTTGAGTTTTTATTTGCCAGGGAAGATATGCAGGAAGGGGTTCTTATTGGTATTGTTATGGCCCTTGTGGGTAGTATTATTATTAGTTACGGTGACCTGGAATTATTATTTTCAAGGGTTATCGGAGATTTACTGGCTGTAAGTGCATCTTTTTTTGCAGCCAGTTACCTTTTTGCCGGTAGAAGTCTGCGAAAAAAGCTGGATTATTTCCCATATCTCTATGTTGTCTATTCCTATGCCACTCTTTTTCTGGGAATAATTGTTTTAGTATTAGACCTCCCGTTGACCGGGTATGGTACTATTAATTATTTGTGTTTTATAGGCCTGGCCCTCGGTCCTACCCTGGTGGGACACTCCCTCTTAAACTGGTCGGTACGGAGGGTTTCATCTACAGTTGTATCCCTTGCTATACTCGGGGAGCCTGTACTTACAACTATATTCGCCTGGTTACTGTTAAATGAAGTGATTACATTTTCAAACATTATTGGGGGGGTATTTATTCTGGGTGGTATTTACCGGGTAACCTTTATTCGTAGTCACTAA
- a CDS encoding LacI family DNA-binding transcriptional regulator, whose amino-acid sequence MDKITMKDIAKAAKVSKSTVSRALSNDPRVNEETRKKVVKIAREMNYRPHQVAQALAKKNTNIIGVVLPTFPRTVADPFFLEFLQGIGEIAVEKGYSLTLPNLARKEIQNLGQVINKNTVDGVILTEPKIDDPRIKYLKEKEIPFVFLGNPMDKDDVYWVETDNIRGSYLAMEYLIKSGHKKIATVAGSPDLVAGKYRYLGYKKALENYGLTIDKNLVCYADFTEEGAYSAVLKLLEKRNDFTAIFVANDLMAFGVIKALKEKGLSIPEDIAVMGYDGIKLGEFIEPPLSTIKIPSRQMGRVALNLLIKLINGENVKDKHVLLPPELMVRESA is encoded by the coding sequence ATGGATAAAATAACAATGAAAGATATAGCAAAAGCTGCCAAAGTATCTAAATCAACGGTTTCCAGGGCCCTGAGTAATGATCCCCGGGTTAATGAAGAAACCAGAAAAAAGGTTGTTAAGATAGCCAGGGAAATGAATTATCGTCCCCATCAGGTTGCTCAGGCTCTGGCCAAAAAGAATACCAATATAATAGGGGTTGTACTACCAACTTTCCCCAGAACAGTAGCTGACCCCTTTTTCCTGGAATTCCTCCAGGGAATAGGAGAAATAGCTGTTGAAAAGGGATATAGCCTGACCCTCCCCAATCTTGCCAGGAAGGAAATTCAAAACCTTGGTCAGGTTATAAACAAAAATACGGTCGACGGGGTAATTTTGACTGAACCAAAAATCGATGACCCCAGGATTAAATACTTAAAAGAAAAGGAAATTCCCTTTGTGTTTCTGGGAAATCCCATGGATAAAGACGATGTTTACTGGGTAGAAACTGATAATATAAGGGGATCCTATCTTGCAATGGAATACTTGATTAAGTCCGGTCATAAAAAAATAGCTACTGTTGCCGGGTCTCCCGACCTGGTGGCCGGTAAATACAGGTATTTAGGTTATAAAAAAGCCCTGGAAAATTACGGTTTAACCATTGATAAAAATCTAGTCTGTTATGCTGATTTTACCGAAGAGGGGGCCTATTCTGCTGTTCTAAAGTTATTGGAAAAGAGGAACGATTTTACAGCTATTTTTGTAGCCAATGATTTGATGGCCTTCGGGGTTATAAAGGCTCTGAAGGAAAAAGGCCTCTCAATACCGGAAGATATAGCGGTTATGGGATATGATGGTATTAAGCTGGGGGAATTTATTGAACCTCCTTTAAGTACCATAAAAATACCCAGCCGGCAGATGGGAAGGGTGGCTTTAAATCTTCTTATTAAGTTGATTAATGGTGAAAATGTCAAGGATAAACATGTCTTACTACCACCGGAGTTAATGGTGAGAGAGTCAGCTTAA
- a CDS encoding methyl-accepting chemotaxis protein translates to MTNNRIFYLLKAIFGRLESFFIKILTRINIGKRLMVFSLILIISIVALSSWQSINTFSNYVSSKQKEKLIENYNVVHSMLEETKSKYTGYSKTIARLEEVKKLLRGSGNDDILSELKQELQVGGIELRDQDFKVVSATGVTGLRDKSKTANMLSMLVKQGIAIPFLTRNGSNIQLNAICGVKDGNKYLGAVIVSQYINIKLLNNLAKNTGTSVQLYSNKKLVLGNVSSESLKNINLITEDVRKQFNNKASLNYLIDKKTIGGESYLINYIPLKDYFSQPIGYFVLMASQGHVNVTKHNLLIKTLMSAALFTIISFIIISLISRSITVPLNKITKATKKVAAGDLTQTVTTGTGDQLAVLTDNFNKMITNLRKMVESLVESSRDILRMSTGLSKNSSKASEASQEVAAASGEIANGTEAQARQISKTTELLSDINKQAKNVSQGSTRIIDSIEGAYNKSHTSLEVMDRVSRNMQVVMEEVKKTNSRVASLEGKVKKINNIIEAINYLNEETTLLSLNASIEAARAGEAGRGFAVVAEEIKRLADESNKFLEEVNNIFGEINEAMKSVVESMDKSSQLINNSEEDVTGAKHVLDEIQQVITNAKHVSEEIHTYIEEQLEGTRNVASAIDEINGIAQNNASQTRKAVELNKEHSRFVKHISEAADDLSVMANQLEMLVSKFILK, encoded by the coding sequence ATGACAAACAACCGGATTTTTTACTTATTAAAAGCAATTTTCGGAAGATTAGAATCTTTCTTTATTAAGATTTTAACAAGGATTAATATTGGAAAACGCCTGATGGTTTTCAGTTTAATTTTGATTATTTCTATAGTTGCTTTAAGTTCCTGGCAGTCTATAAATACTTTTTCAAATTATGTAAGTAGCAAGCAGAAAGAGAAGCTAATAGAGAATTATAATGTGGTTCACAGTATGCTGGAAGAGACGAAAAGTAAATATACCGGTTATAGTAAGACTATTGCCAGGCTGGAGGAGGTTAAAAAACTTCTCAGGGGATCAGGTAATGATGATATTCTTTCTGAGTTAAAACAGGAACTACAGGTTGGTGGTATTGAGTTAAGGGATCAGGACTTTAAAGTAGTGTCAGCGACGGGAGTTACAGGATTACGGGATAAAAGTAAAACGGCAAATATGCTCTCTATGCTGGTTAAACAGGGAATAGCTATACCATTTCTGACCCGTAATGGTTCTAATATACAGCTGAATGCTATCTGTGGAGTAAAGGATGGTAATAAGTATCTCGGAGCAGTTATTGTTAGCCAGTATATTAACATTAAGTTGTTGAATAACCTGGCCAAAAATACAGGAACTTCTGTGCAGTTATACAGTAACAAAAAACTTGTATTGGGAAATGTATCCTCAGAAAGTCTTAAAAATATAAACCTCATTACTGAAGATGTGAGAAAACAATTTAACAACAAAGCTTCCCTTAATTACCTGATCGATAAGAAGACAATAGGGGGCGAGTCATATCTAATAAATTATATCCCTCTTAAAGATTATTTCAGTCAACCAATCGGTTATTTTGTGTTGATGGCCTCCCAGGGTCATGTGAATGTTACAAAACATAACTTATTAATTAAAACACTTATGTCTGCTGCACTGTTTACTATTATATCATTTATAATAATCAGTCTTATATCAAGGAGTATCACAGTACCTCTTAATAAAATTACTAAAGCAACAAAAAAGGTAGCTGCCGGGGATTTAACCCAGACTGTTACCACTGGAACTGGAGATCAGCTGGCGGTATTAACAGATAATTTTAATAAGATGATTACAAATCTGCGAAAGATGGTAGAAAGCCTGGTCGAGTCCTCCCGGGATATCCTCAGGATGTCAACAGGTCTTTCCAAAAATTCGAGTAAAGCCAGTGAGGCTTCTCAGGAAGTGGCTGCGGCCAGTGGGGAAATAGCAAATGGGACCGAAGCCCAGGCCCGACAGATCAGTAAAACTACTGAACTTTTAAGTGATATCAATAAACAGGCTAAAAATGTAAGCCAGGGTTCTACGAGGATTATAGATTCGATAGAGGGGGCCTATAACAAGTCCCATACGAGTCTGGAGGTTATGGACAGGGTATCCCGAAATATGCAGGTTGTAATGGAAGAAGTTAAGAAAACCAATTCAAGGGTGGCTTCCCTGGAAGGGAAGGTTAAGAAGATAAATAACATAATTGAAGCTATCAACTACCTCAATGAAGAAACAACCCTGCTATCCTTAAATGCCTCTATTGAAGCAGCCAGGGCCGGTGAGGCCGGTCGAGGGTTTGCCGTAGTGGCTGAGGAAATAAAAAGACTGGCTGATGAATCAAATAAATTTCTTGAAGAAGTTAATAATATCTTTGGTGAAATCAATGAAGCCATGAAGAGTGTTGTTGAATCAATGGATAAAAGTAGTCAGCTTATTAATAATAGTGAAGAAGATGTTACCGGTGCAAAACATGTTCTGGATGAGATCCAGCAGGTAATAACCAATGCCAAACACGTGTCTGAGGAGATACACACCTATATTGAAGAACAGCTAGAGGGTACCAGGAATGTAGCCAGTGCTATCGATGAAATTAATGGAATAGCTCAAAATAATGCCAGCCAGACCAGAAAGGCTGTTGAATTGAATAAGGAACACAGCCGATTTGTTAAACATATTTCGGAGGCAGCTGATGACCTCTCGGTTATGGCTAATCAACTGGAGATGCTGGTAAGTAAATTTATATTGAAATAA
- a CDS encoding carbohydrate ABC transporter permease encodes MNLKKATPKIILNIVIIVFMLVWILPTLGLLITSFRPAQDVSKTGWWSVLSSPLKFTQFTVENYQKVLGQGGMAMAFRNSFLITIMGTLIPVAVAAFAAFGLSRLHFKGRSFFYGLIVSLLVVPLQMTFIPVLKLYNTLNLSGSFVGLWLVHTGYGLPFAVFMLHNFFQSLPQDLFEAAYIDGASVWTVFYKLALPLSVPAIASLIIFQFLWVWNDLLVALIYLGGFDRVAPLTVKLSSLVGSYGQNWHLLTSAAFVSMIVPLIIFFTLQRYFVRGILAGSVKG; translated from the coding sequence ATGAATTTAAAGAAAGCAACCCCTAAAATTATATTAAACATTGTAATTATAGTCTTTATGTTGGTCTGGATTTTACCAACACTGGGGCTTTTGATTACTTCCTTCCGTCCAGCCCAGGATGTAAGTAAAACTGGATGGTGGAGTGTTTTAAGCAGTCCCCTTAAATTTACCCAGTTTACTGTTGAAAATTACCAGAAGGTACTGGGACAGGGTGGAATGGCTATGGCCTTTAGAAACAGTTTTTTGATAACTATTATGGGAACCCTTATACCTGTTGCAGTTGCTGCCTTTGCAGCCTTTGGCCTTTCCAGATTACATTTTAAAGGTAGAAGTTTCTTTTATGGTTTAATTGTAAGTCTACTGGTAGTACCCCTCCAGATGACCTTTATACCTGTTTTAAAATTATATAATACCCTGAACCTGTCGGGTTCCTTTGTGGGATTATGGCTGGTTCACACTGGTTATGGCCTACCATTTGCTGTATTTATGCTTCATAATTTCTTCCAGTCTTTACCCCAGGACCTTTTTGAAGCTGCCTATATAGATGGGGCTTCTGTCTGGACTGTTTTTTATAAACTGGCGTTACCGTTATCAGTTCCAGCCATTGCTTCCCTGATTATATTCCAGTTCCTGTGGGTCTGGAATGACCTTTTGGTGGCTTTAATATACCTTGGTGGCTTTGACAGGGTAGCTCCACTTACTGTTAAGTTATCAAGTCTGGTTGGTTCCTATGGTCAGAACTGGCACCTCTTAACATCAGCTGCCTTTGTTTCTATGATTGTTCCTTTGATAATATTCTTTACTTTACAGCGGTACTTTGTTAGAGGTATTCTGGCTGGTTCAGTTAAAGGTTAA
- a CDS encoding carbohydrate ABC transporter permease: protein MDKKRNKLWVALFVGPALFFITVYLLYPSLHTIVISFMDNSGENFVGLRNFIYAFTSRPMLISFKNNLLWLIVFTLCTVGFGLILAILVDRIKYEKLAKSVIFMPMAISMVGAGVVWKFVYTYRPPGINQIGLLNQILVTFGFQPKGWLIQGPWLNNLALIFVGIWIWTGFCMVILSAAYKGIPKELLEAGRVDGANEWQVFRHIIIPSMKSTIAVVATTMVVNVLKIFDIVYVMTNGNFKTEVIANRMYKEMFQYRNYGRASAIAVVLFMLIIPAIAMNLKRMKGDES, encoded by the coding sequence ATGGATAAAAAAAGAAATAAATTATGGGTGGCCCTCTTCGTAGGGCCCGCCCTTTTTTTCATAACAGTATATTTGTTGTATCCGTCTTTGCATACTATAGTTATCAGTTTTATGGATAATTCGGGAGAGAATTTTGTCGGGTTAAGGAATTTTATTTATGCTTTTACATCCCGGCCCATGTTGATTTCTTTTAAAAATAATCTGTTGTGGTTGATTGTTTTTACTCTATGTACAGTTGGATTTGGTTTAATACTGGCTATCCTGGTAGACAGGATAAAATATGAAAAGCTGGCAAAATCGGTTATATTCATGCCCATGGCCATTTCCATGGTTGGAGCCGGTGTTGTCTGGAAATTCGTATATACCTATCGTCCGCCAGGAATTAACCAGATCGGTTTGTTGAACCAGATATTAGTTACTTTTGGCTTTCAGCCCAAAGGATGGCTAATACAGGGGCCATGGCTTAATAACCTGGCTTTAATTTTTGTCGGTATCTGGATCTGGACCGGATTCTGTATGGTTATATTATCAGCGGCCTATAAAGGTATACCCAAAGAATTACTGGAAGCCGGGCGAGTTGATGGAGCTAATGAATGGCAGGTATTTCGTCACATCATTATCCCATCAATGAAATCAACGATCGCCGTTGTAGCTACTACCATGGTTGTTAATGTTCTCAAAATCTTTGATATTGTATATGTAATGACCAATGGTAACTTTAAAACAGAGGTTATTGCCAACAGGATGTATAAAGAGATGTTCCAGTACCGGAACTATGGCAGGGCAAGTGCCATAGCGGTAGTTCTGTTTATGCTAATTATTCCAGCAATAGCCATGAATCTGAAGCGGATGAAAGGGGATGAAAGCTAA
- a CDS encoding ABC transporter substrate-binding protein — translation MKKGLTLVLTLVLVSVMAFASTALAADKTLTIMGVWGGHERDAFEKVIETFETATGIDVQFEGTRDLPTLLTTRLEAGNPPDIVALPNPGNMKELAAEGHLVDLRKVLDMDTLREDYGQTWIDLGSYNDGLYGIFISADVKSLVWYNPKQFEAKGYDIPKTWDEMERLMNNMVAKGDIPWSIGLESGAASGWPGTDWIEDIMLRTAGPEVYDQWVNHDIPWTDERVKKAFEIFGKIARNPKFTWGGPTAVLATNFGDAANPLFTNPPQAYMHRQASFITGFITDNNPDLVAGKDYNCFILPPINEEVGTPVLGAADMMGMINDTPEARAFMRYLASPGAQMVWIGAVGSKIGINKRIDLNVYSSELMKNIAKGLREADVFRFDGSDLMPKAVGSGAFWQGVMDYVGGQDLDSVLEHIESVADDAYDSGKTTD, via the coding sequence GTGAAAAAAGGTTTAACCTTAGTTTTAACCCTGGTATTGGTTTCTGTAATGGCTTTTGCCTCCACAGCTTTAGCTGCTGACAAGACTTTAACAATTATGGGAGTCTGGGGAGGCCATGAAAGGGATGCCTTTGAAAAGGTTATTGAAACTTTTGAAACGGCAACCGGAATTGATGTTCAGTTTGAAGGAACAAGGGACCTGCCCACTCTGTTAACAACACGTCTGGAAGCAGGAAACCCGCCTGATATTGTTGCCCTTCCCAATCCCGGTAATATGAAAGAACTTGCTGCTGAAGGTCATCTGGTTGACCTGAGGAAAGTTCTTGATATGGATACCTTAAGGGAAGATTACGGACAGACATGGATTGACTTAGGTTCCTACAATGATGGTCTATATGGAATTTTTATTTCTGCAGATGTTAAGAGTTTAGTCTGGTATAATCCGAAACAGTTTGAAGCTAAAGGTTATGATATTCCCAAGACCTGGGATGAGATGGAAAGATTAATGAACAACATGGTTGCTAAAGGTGATATCCCATGGTCTATCGGTCTGGAATCCGGTGCTGCCAGTGGCTGGCCTGGAACTGACTGGATCGAAGACATTATGTTAAGAACAGCCGGTCCTGAAGTTTATGACCAGTGGGTAAATCACGATATTCCCTGGACTGACGAAAGGGTTAAAAAAGCCTTTGAAATTTTTGGTAAAATTGCCCGTAATCCTAAATTCACCTGGGGAGGACCTACTGCTGTATTAGCTACTAACTTTGGTGATGCTGCTAACCCACTGTTCACCAATCCTCCACAGGCATATATGCACCGTCAGGCTAGCTTTATCACTGGATTTATTACAGATAATAATCCAGACCTTGTTGCCGGTAAAGACTACAACTGCTTCATTCTTCCCCCAATCAACGAAGAAGTAGGGACTCCGGTTCTTGGTGCTGCTGATATGATGGGTATGATTAATGATACTCCTGAAGCCAGAGCTTTCATGAGATATCTCGCCTCTCCTGGAGCCCAGATGGTCTGGATTGGGGCTGTTGGTAGTAAAATCGGTATCAACAAACGGATTGACCTCAATGTATACTCCAGTGAGTTAATGAAGAATATCGCTAAAGGATTAAGGGAAGCAGATGTATTCAGGTTTGATGGTTCTGACCTGATGCCCAAGGCTGTTGGTTCTGGTGCCTTCTGGCAGGGTGTAATGGATTATGTTGGAGGTCAGGATCTTGACAGTGTTCTGGAACATATCGAATCTGTTGCTGATGATGCCTACGATTCCGGAAAAACTACAGACTAA